A region from the Bacillus sp. (in: firmicutes) genome encodes:
- a CDS encoding response regulator transcription factor, whose amino-acid sequence MNSLKVLIVDDEDQMRELIKTFLNREGYTCLEAKDGMEALNLVKHEHPDMLIVDVMMPYLDGFSLVKEMRNYFHLDIPVIFLTAKGDDEDKVKGLKLGGDDYMVKPFNPAELLARMEVIFRRTRQHENKNQVVTYGPLQIDLQGRVVTVEGRKLAFTQKEFDLLLFLAKNKGTVFSRRQLLDHIWGPAYEGSERTVDTHIKTIRLKLKEHGHLIETVWGLGYKFEVPK is encoded by the coding sequence TTGAATTCACTAAAAGTACTAATTGTCGATGATGAAGACCAAATGAGGGAACTTATAAAAACATTTTTAAATCGAGAAGGCTATACATGTTTGGAAGCAAAAGACGGAATGGAGGCTCTCAACTTAGTAAAACATGAGCATCCAGATATGCTGATTGTCGATGTCATGATGCCGTATCTCGATGGTTTTTCGTTAGTTAAAGAAATGCGCAATTATTTTCACCTCGATATCCCAGTTATTTTTTTAACTGCTAAAGGGGACGATGAAGATAAAGTGAAAGGCTTAAAGCTAGGTGGAGATGATTACATGGTTAAGCCTTTTAATCCCGCTGAACTATTAGCTCGGATGGAAGTCATTTTTCGAAGAACACGGCAACATGAAAACAAGAATCAAGTCGTAACATATGGACCTTTACAAATAGACTTACAAGGACGAGTTGTTACTGTTGAAGGAAGAAAGCTAGCATTCACCCAAAAAGAATTTGACTTGTTGTTGTTTTTAGCGAAAAATAAGGGGACCGTTTTTTCCCGTCGCCAATTGCTCGATCACATTTGGGGGCCAGCTTATGAAGGAAGTGAGCGAACAGTGGATACGCATATTAAAACCATTCGATTGAAATTAAAAGAGCATGGTCATCTTATTGAAACAGTATGGGGACTAGGGTATAAGTTTGAGGTGCCAAAGTGA
- a CDS encoding zinc-dependent alcohol dehydrogenase family protein codes for MKALIFRGPGKIEWGEKDKPTIQKPTDAIVRITKTTICGTDLHILGGDVPAVTDGRTLGHEGVGIVEEVGTDVNNFKPGDRVLISCVTSCGRCDYCKKAMYAHCENGGWILGHLIDGTQAEYVRIPYADTSLYHIPPGSEEEALVMLSDIFPTGLEIGVINGEVQPGDVVAIVGAGPVGMAVLLTAQLYSPAEIIMVDLDDNRLEQSKKFGATKTVNSSKGDAVEQVMELTDGKGVDVAIEAVGFPVTFDICQQILKPGGRLANVGVHGKPVDLRLEQLWLRNVKITTGLVSTSTTPMLLKTVNSGKIKPQQLITHRFPLDQIMQAYDVFRNAAKEKAMKVILYND; via the coding sequence ATGAAAGCGCTTATATTCCGTGGACCAGGAAAGATCGAGTGGGGAGAGAAGGACAAGCCGACGATTCAGAAACCGACGGATGCAATTGTCAGAATCACAAAAACGACGATTTGCGGCACAGATTTGCATATTTTAGGTGGTGATGTACCAGCGGTAACGGACGGCCGAACCTTGGGACACGAAGGTGTTGGAATTGTAGAAGAAGTGGGCACGGATGTCAACAATTTCAAGCCAGGCGACAGAGTACTGATTTCTTGTGTCACTTCCTGTGGAAGATGTGATTATTGTAAAAAAGCGATGTACGCTCATTGTGAAAACGGCGGTTGGATTTTGGGGCACCTAATCGACGGTACCCAGGCGGAATACGTCCGCATCCCTTATGCTGATACAAGCCTGTATCACATTCCTCCGGGAAGCGAAGAGGAAGCACTAGTCATGTTAAGCGACATTTTTCCAACGGGTTTGGAAATCGGAGTGATTAACGGTGAAGTTCAGCCGGGGGATGTGGTCGCTATTGTCGGGGCCGGACCAGTCGGGATGGCGGTACTCTTGACAGCACAACTATATTCGCCAGCGGAGATCATCATGGTCGATCTTGACGACAATCGCTTGGAGCAGTCCAAAAAGTTCGGGGCGACCAAAACAGTTAACAGCTCCAAAGGAGATGCAGTTGAACAAGTGATGGAATTAACGGATGGAAAGGGTGTCGATGTAGCGATTGAAGCTGTCGGGTTCCCAGTGACTTTTGACATCTGTCAGCAAATCTTGAAGCCTGGCGGAAGGCTAGCCAATGTCGGTGTACACGGTAAGCCTGTTGATCTGCGCTTGGAACAATTGTGGCTCCGTAATGTCAAGATCACGACCGGTCTGGTAAGTACGAGCACGACACCGATGTTATTAAAGACAGTAAATTCTGGGAAGATCAAACCACAACAGTTGATCACCCACCGCTTTCCACTTGACCAGATCATGCAGGCGTACGATGTGTTTCGTAATGCTGCTAAAGAAAAAGCGATGAAAGTGATTTTATACAACGATTGA
- a CDS encoding cytochrome ubiquinol oxidase subunit I, translating into MDHLLTARTLFGTTMAFHIIFATLGVGIPLMILFAELMYQKTKDRDYALMANRWTKALAILLGIAIPSGTIAGVQLSLLWPGFMEVVGKVMSLPFQIEIYAFFIEALFMSIYVYAADRISPTMRIVSVTFVAIGAVASAILITNVHAFEGTPTGFRIENGEIVDVDPWKAFFNPSFFVTAGHVVVSAYMTGAFAIASIAAFKMLKSRHQERVRLFHKKALMLGLTIGGIFSLLTAINGHESAQLLHEYQPEKLAAAEGLFETQSHAPLVIGGFTDRETQTVKWGIEIPWLLSFLAGNSFDTVVVGLNDFPEEWWPPLIVHTLFNAMVGIGMFLLLLSVVGFVWNKIRKTIDFPKWFMWTAVTAGPLAMLGIEFGWVFACTGRQPWVIYHMMTTEEAVTQSTNLGTLFILFTAIYVFLLVAVVLVLNSYFRRHALEHELLGNREQTLQG; encoded by the coding sequence ATGGATCATCTTCTTACGGCGAGAACTTTGTTTGGGACGACGATGGCGTTTCATATTATTTTCGCAACATTAGGTGTGGGTATTCCGCTCATGATTTTATTTGCTGAGCTTATGTATCAAAAAACAAAAGATCGCGATTATGCCCTTATGGCAAATCGATGGACAAAAGCGTTAGCGATCCTTCTTGGTATCGCAATTCCATCGGGAACGATTGCTGGTGTGCAGTTATCGTTGCTTTGGCCTGGATTTATGGAAGTTGTCGGAAAAGTGATGTCGCTTCCTTTTCAGATTGAAATATATGCCTTTTTTATCGAAGCACTATTTATGTCCATTTACGTCTATGCAGCTGATAGGATTTCTCCAACTATGCGCATCGTGAGCGTCACGTTCGTCGCCATAGGTGCCGTAGCATCTGCCATTTTAATTACAAACGTCCATGCATTTGAAGGAACACCGACCGGCTTTCGTATCGAAAATGGGGAAATTGTCGATGTCGACCCCTGGAAGGCGTTTTTTAATCCAAGCTTTTTTGTTACTGCTGGTCATGTCGTTGTCTCCGCATATATGACAGGAGCATTCGCGATTGCCTCAATTGCTGCCTTTAAAATGCTGAAAAGCCGTCATCAAGAACGCGTTCGTTTATTTCATAAAAAAGCGCTCATGCTCGGATTAACAATCGGAGGAATTTTTTCTCTGTTAACAGCTATTAACGGACACGAGTCCGCTCAATTGCTTCATGAATATCAACCGGAAAAATTAGCGGCTGCGGAAGGTTTGTTTGAAACACAATCCCATGCTCCACTCGTTATTGGTGGGTTTACGGACCGAGAAACACAAACGGTCAAATGGGGCATTGAAATTCCATGGCTACTAAGCTTTTTGGCTGGAAACAGTTTCGATACGGTTGTAGTGGGACTGAATGATTTTCCGGAAGAATGGTGGCCACCACTTATCGTTCATACTTTATTTAATGCAATGGTTGGTATTGGAATGTTTCTTCTCCTTCTTTCCGTCGTCGGCTTTGTATGGAACAAAATTCGTAAAACAATCGACTTTCCAAAATGGTTTATGTGGACCGCCGTCACAGCAGGGCCGCTGGCAATGCTCGGGATTGAGTTTGGTTGGGTGTTTGCCTGTACAGGTCGACAACCGTGGGTCATTTATCACATGATGACCACGGAAGAAGCGGTAACCCAATCTACCAATTTAGGAACACTCTTTATTTTATTTACGGCGATTTACGTCTTTTTACTAGTGGCTGTTGTCCTTGTGCTCAATAGTTATTTCCGACGACATGCTCTAGAACACGAATTGCTTGGAAACAGGGAACAAACTCTACAAGGATAG
- a CDS encoding GTP-binding protein: MDPRIPVTVLSGYLGSGKTTLLNHILANREHKKIAVIVNDMSEVNIDASLVKRTEEKMVELQNGCICCTLREDLMIEVEKLAKSGDIDYIVIESTGISEPIPVAQTFTYVDEQLGINLSEFCRLDTMVTVVDANRFWHDFSSGETLLDRKQATDENDTREVVDLLIDQIEFANVIVLNKIDLVEENTVRELKAVIQKLNPEAKIIEAAYARVDLNELLNTHLFDFEKASQSAGWIKELNEEHTPETEEYGISSFVYRRRRPFHPERWMKWLEDWPVEVVRAKGFFWLATRNDIAGLLSQAGPSISIEAAGEWVAVYPEEEREAIFKEEPELLEKWDSTFGDRMTEIVMIGVDMNREAIEQSLDQCLLTDEEMEQDWSLWEDPLPPFTVMQ, translated from the coding sequence ATGGATCCACGTATTCCGGTGACCGTGTTAAGCGGGTATCTTGGTTCTGGGAAGACAACGCTGTTAAATCATATTTTGGCTAATCGAGAACATAAAAAAATCGCCGTGATTGTGAATGATATGAGTGAAGTGAACATCGATGCTTCCTTAGTAAAACGAACGGAAGAAAAGATGGTAGAGCTACAAAATGGCTGTATTTGCTGTACGCTCCGTGAAGATTTAATGATAGAAGTCGAAAAGCTCGCGAAATCAGGCGACATTGATTATATTGTAATCGAATCGACAGGTATTTCTGAACCTATTCCAGTAGCGCAAACCTTTACATATGTTGATGAACAATTAGGAATTAATTTGTCCGAGTTTTGCCGTCTGGATACAATGGTAACCGTCGTCGATGCGAACCGTTTCTGGCATGATTTTTCTTCAGGGGAAACGTTACTTGACCGTAAGCAGGCAACAGATGAAAATGATACGCGTGAAGTGGTCGATTTATTAATTGACCAAATCGAATTTGCCAATGTTATAGTCCTAAATAAAATTGACCTTGTTGAGGAAAACACGGTCCGGGAATTAAAAGCGGTTATTCAAAAACTGAATCCAGAAGCGAAAATTATTGAGGCCGCTTATGCTAGAGTCGATTTGAATGAGCTATTAAATACGCATCTATTCGATTTTGAGAAGGCTAGTCAGAGCGCTGGGTGGATAAAAGAATTAAATGAAGAACACACCCCGGAAACGGAAGAATACGGAATCTCCTCATTTGTATATCGAAGAAGACGCCCGTTTCATCCAGAGCGTTGGATGAAATGGCTAGAAGATTGGCCTGTCGAGGTTGTTCGTGCCAAAGGGTTCTTCTGGTTAGCAACACGTAATGATATAGCTGGATTATTATCACAAGCTGGTCCATCTATTAGTATTGAGGCGGCTGGCGAATGGGTTGCTGTATATCCGGAAGAAGAAAGAGAAGCCATTTTCAAAGAAGAGCCAGAGCTTTTAGAAAAATGGGATTCAACGTTTGGGGATCGTATGACAGAAATTGTGATGATCGGTGTCGATATGAATCGAGAAGCAATCGAACAATCATTAGATCAATGCTTATTAACTGATGAGGAAATGGAACAAGATTGGTCTTTATGGGAAGACCCCCTTCCACCTTTTACAGTCATGCAATAA
- the chrA gene encoding chromate efflux transporter translates to MKRMFREYMDIFWTATKLGLTSFGGPVAHLAYFRDEYIEKKKWLTEKMYADLIALCQFLPGPASSQVGISIGMIRGGLLGGILSWLGFTLPSVLILIAFALFLQGTSIDMSGFIHGLKIVAVAVVAHAILGMAKKLTPDRPRIFIAMISATIMLLVPSAIVQFGVIVAAGLIGYFLYRKETNEIDGEAPVLFSKKVGVLAFTLFFLLLFGLPFWRTMAPNMSLALFDTFYRVGSTVFGGGHVVLPMLERELVPHGFLTEEEFLAGYGAAQAVPGPLFTLSSYLGMVISGSTGALVATIGVFLPSFLLLVGVLPFWNSIRERTGFRAPLLGVNSAVVGLLIAAFYDPVFTSAIRNEVDFVIAMLAFSYLMFWKGTPWKVVLGTVLISVLMTFV, encoded by the coding sequence ATGAAACGAATGTTTCGAGAATACATGGACATTTTTTGGACGGCGACCAAGTTAGGATTAACCTCATTTGGAGGACCTGTCGCTCATTTAGCTTATTTTCGTGACGAGTATATTGAAAAGAAAAAATGGTTAACCGAAAAGATGTATGCCGATTTAATTGCTCTTTGTCAATTTCTCCCTGGGCCAGCAAGCAGCCAAGTGGGGATTTCAATCGGAATGATTAGGGGCGGATTACTCGGTGGCATTCTTTCGTGGCTTGGTTTTACGTTGCCAAGTGTGCTCATTTTAATCGCATTTGCCCTTTTTCTTCAAGGGACGTCTATTGATATGAGCGGATTTATTCATGGATTAAAAATCGTAGCTGTGGCAGTTGTGGCCCACGCCATTTTAGGAATGGCGAAAAAACTAACTCCTGATCGACCACGAATTTTTATTGCCATGATTTCGGCAACCATCATGTTATTAGTTCCATCCGCTATTGTTCAATTTGGCGTTATTGTTGCGGCAGGATTGATTGGGTACTTTTTGTATCGAAAAGAAACGAACGAGATCGATGGAGAAGCCCCGGTTTTGTTTTCGAAAAAAGTAGGAGTGCTTGCTTTCACGTTATTTTTCCTTTTATTATTCGGACTCCCATTTTGGCGAACGATGGCGCCGAACATGTCGTTAGCTCTTTTTGATACATTTTATCGAGTAGGCTCAACCGTCTTCGGCGGTGGACATGTCGTATTACCGATGTTAGAGAGGGAGTTAGTACCACATGGATTTTTGACGGAGGAAGAGTTTTTAGCCGGATACGGGGCGGCTCAAGCGGTTCCTGGTCCGTTGTTTACGTTATCGAGTTATTTGGGGATGGTTATTTCGGGTAGTACCGGGGCGCTAGTTGCTACAATCGGCGTCTTTTTGCCTTCGTTTTTGTTACTTGTTGGCGTATTACCATTTTGGAATTCCATTCGGGAACGGACTGGATTTCGTGCTCCGTTGCTGGGAGTTAACAGCGCGGTGGTCGGGCTATTAATTGCGGCTTTCTATGACCCAGTATTTACAAGTGCGATTCGAAATGAGGTAGATTTTGTGATCGCGATGCTCGCTTTCTCGTATTTAATGTTCTGGAAAGGGACACCGTGGAAAGTCGTATTAGGAACCGTCCTTATCTCTGTGCTAATGACATTCGTGTAA
- a CDS encoding cytochrome d ubiquinol oxidase subunit II, with translation MTDELIAISILWGFIFIYAVMATMDFGAGFWSMLYMNRPQTNATKIANRYLSPTWEVTNVFIVAIVVALVSFFPGATYTLGTVLLIPGSIILLLLAIRSAFLVFSHLAPKYEKILVYISGISGLLIPALLISVLPITHGSYIETVNGIVRLRLDYLFTSPHEYAFIGFAITSTLFLSSLLLADYSNEANEQEAYNIYRRDALLIGPLALVMSILIMITMRVEARWLFEGMMNYWPWLFASVAMFFIAGGALFLPSRKNKQQLGWPRLAVVAIVLQYFFASYAYGKAHLPYMIYPDITIQSAFTHPNTFRALFVTYIVGFSILFPGFIYFWRLFMKDRRYLHPNKEK, from the coding sequence ATGACGGATGAACTGATTGCCATCTCAATTTTATGGGGATTTATTTTTATTTACGCCGTGATGGCCACGATGGATTTCGGGGCTGGCTTTTGGTCCATGTTGTATATGAATCGACCGCAAACAAATGCAACGAAAATTGCTAACCGTTACTTATCTCCTACATGGGAAGTGACCAATGTATTTATTGTCGCGATTGTCGTCGCCCTTGTTAGTTTTTTCCCGGGGGCGACGTATACGCTTGGAACGGTGTTGTTAATCCCGGGTAGCATCATCTTATTATTGCTCGCGATTCGGAGCGCATTTCTTGTGTTTTCCCATTTGGCGCCAAAATATGAAAAAATACTCGTCTATATCTCTGGCATAAGCGGGCTACTTATTCCTGCCCTGCTCATCAGCGTCTTACCGATTACACATGGTTCTTATATTGAAACTGTAAACGGCATCGTTAGACTTCGCTTAGATTATTTGTTTACAAGCCCCCACGAATATGCGTTTATTGGTTTTGCGATCACAAGCACCCTGTTTCTATCCTCCCTTTTACTAGCGGATTACTCCAATGAAGCGAATGAACAAGAAGCGTATAACATATATCGTCGGGACGCTCTTCTCATTGGCCCATTGGCATTAGTGATGTCGATATTGATTATGATCACGATGCGTGTGGAAGCCCGGTGGCTCTTCGAAGGGATGATGAACTATTGGCCGTGGTTGTTCGCTTCCGTTGCGATGTTTTTTATTGCTGGAGGAGCCTTGTTTCTCCCTTCCCGGAAAAATAAACAGCAATTGGGATGGCCGAGACTAGCTGTTGTGGCAATTGTATTGCAATATTTTTTCGCCAGCTATGCGTATGGAAAAGCTCATTTACCGTATATGATTTATCCCGACATTACGATTCAATCAGCCTTCACTCATCCGAATACATTTCGAGCTTTGTTTGTGACCTATATTGTCGGTTTTTCAATTTTGTTTCCTGGATTTATCTATTTTTGGCGGTTATTTATGAAAGATCGCCGGTATTTGCATCCAAATAAAGAAAAGTAA
- the rpmG gene encoding 50S ribosomal protein L33, which translates to MRVKVTLACTETGDRNYITTKNKKKNPERLELMKYSPRLKKHTLHRETK; encoded by the coding sequence ATGAGAGTAAAAGTGACATTAGCATGCACAGAAACAGGGGATAGAAACTACATCACTACGAAAAATAAGAAGAAAAATCCGGAACGTTTGGAACTTATGAAATATTCTCCTCGTCTCAAGAAACATACGTTACATCGTGAGACAAAATAG
- a CDS encoding thioredoxin family protein: MEQITSQEQFEQLISQQEPIIIKFFTNWCPDCTRMDMFIGEIMEEYNQYKWYSMNRDDFPEIAEKYQVMGIPSLLIFQNGEKTAHLHSANAKTPEQVREFLNSVQ, from the coding sequence ATGGAACAAATTACAAGCCAAGAACAGTTTGAACAACTAATCTCACAACAAGAACCAATTATCATTAAATTTTTTACGAACTGGTGTCCAGACTGCACACGCATGGATATGTTTATCGGTGAAATTATGGAAGAGTATAACCAATATAAATGGTACAGCATGAACCGTGACGATTTTCCTGAGATTGCGGAAAAATATCAAGTTATGGGAATTCCAAGCTTGCTCATATTCCAAAACGGTGAAAAAACTGCTCATCTCCATAGCGCCAATGCAAAAACACCTGAACAAGTGCGTGAATTTTTAAATAGTGTTCAATAA
- a CDS encoding HAMP domain-containing protein has translation MKIKKLSISQKVLTLFLFSFIFSILFSFLFIHFLYKDLYIRSVKERLVNEGQRTAAHFHYGSLSGDIKEKIDWYNVISSYEVIAVDQLEELDQYFPYRIDYEHLLSDADEQKLLNGQYVLKEGYVHEFKRNIVGAIFPLTHEEQLIGFIYIYVPLAEIPEVFRKGIPVLVITGTFFFIVLYIIVNYFVRSIFNPIRMMREFAKEVGRGNFSKRIQVETSDEIGELATAFNKMTESLEKQDERKKEFLANVAHELRTPLTYIGGYTRLLLDEAYELKVEAKNHLQLIDKEAKRMQKLIHDLLQLNQLEDPNLTLQKEPIAFSQLILDSLELFTPSLTMRNIIVKTDLDDEVIILGDLNRLQQVLYNVIDNAIKYSYDHGTIHIRLIQQDNQAELTIRDHGIGIPKQDLDRIGERFYRTDKSRSRKTGGTGLGLSIVKEIVNLHDGTMDIQSEEGKGTTVILSFPLVEL, from the coding sequence GTGAAGATAAAGAAGCTTTCTATTAGTCAAAAAGTGTTAACACTTTTTCTTTTTAGTTTTATCTTTTCCATCCTCTTTTCGTTTTTGTTCATTCACTTTTTATATAAAGATTTATACATTCGTAGCGTAAAAGAACGGCTTGTTAACGAAGGACAACGAACCGCCGCTCATTTTCATTACGGGTCCCTTAGTGGTGACATTAAAGAAAAAATCGACTGGTATAACGTTATCTCCTCATACGAAGTCATTGCCGTGGATCAATTAGAAGAATTAGATCAATATTTTCCTTATCGAATTGATTATGAACATCTGTTAAGTGATGCGGATGAACAGAAATTATTAAACGGTCAATATGTATTGAAAGAAGGATACGTACACGAATTTAAGCGGAATATTGTCGGAGCGATTTTTCCATTAACCCATGAAGAACAATTAATCGGCTTCATTTATATTTATGTTCCGTTAGCCGAAATCCCCGAAGTGTTTCGTAAAGGAATTCCTGTTTTAGTGATTACGGGAACCTTCTTTTTCATCGTCTTATATATAATAGTAAATTATTTTGTTCGGTCTATTTTTAATCCGATACGAATGATGCGAGAATTTGCCAAAGAAGTCGGGCGTGGAAACTTCTCAAAAAGGATACAGGTGGAAACATCCGATGAAATTGGCGAATTAGCCACAGCCTTTAATAAAATGACCGAGTCGCTTGAAAAACAAGATGAGCGTAAGAAAGAATTTTTAGCCAATGTGGCGCATGAACTAAGAACGCCGCTCACGTATATTGGAGGGTATACCCGGCTTTTACTAGATGAAGCATATGAATTAAAAGTAGAGGCCAAAAATCACCTACAGCTGATTGATAAAGAAGCGAAACGGATGCAAAAGCTCATTCACGACTTACTACAATTAAATCAATTAGAAGACCCTAACTTAACGCTTCAAAAAGAGCCCATTGCCTTTTCACAATTGATTTTAGATTCGCTGGAGCTGTTTACTCCGTCACTTACGATGAGAAATATTATCGTAAAAACCGATTTAGACGATGAAGTGATCATCCTAGGAGACTTGAATCGCTTACAGCAAGTTCTTTATAACGTTATTGACAACGCCATCAAATATTCTTATGATCACGGAACGATTCATATTCGTTTGATTCAACAAGACAATCAAGCGGAATTAACAATTCGGGACCACGGAATTGGTATTCCTAAACAAGATTTAGACCGAATCGGGGAACGTTTTTACCGAACCGATAAGTCGCGTTCTCGAAAAACTGGTGGAACTGGACTCGGTCTTTCCATTGTGAAAGAAATCGTCAATCTCCATGATGGAACGATGGACATTCAAAGTGAAGAAGGAAAAGGAACAACGGTGATTTTATCGTTTCCTCTCGTTGAGCTTTAA